In Gloeocapsa sp. PCC 73106, the genomic window TAGTACCACTACCCCCACTGAATGACGCGGCACCACTTTGAATGTAATCACTGTTGAAAGTCGCTGAACCACTGACACTAAATCGCACATTATTGAGAGTACTCCTTGTATCGCCACTGCGTCGGAAGGTAAACACCAAATTAGGACTACCATCTTCGGCTACACTACTAGGAGAAAGGGTGAGACTCACCGTCGCATCGTCGTTAGTAATCGTACCAGTAGCGCTAGCTGGCTGTAAATTCCCAGGATTGGGATCTATATCCCATGTTACTACGAGACTTTCCAGTCACATCGAAAGTAAAATCAGAAAATTGTCCCGATGCTTCCACTCTGACTGTTTTTATGGTGGGAGCACCATCTGAATTTCCTGCTAGATCAAATCTTACTAGATAACGCTGGCCAATAGTTGTGTCGAATGTTTGGGCGATCGCTCCCGGGGTTTCACCGTCCATATCAATAGTGTTATTTCCCTCTGAGGGTTGCCAGTAACCTCCTACAACCTGAACATTCCCAGATGTGACAATCCAATTGTCAATGCTAGTTGAACCAGTGGGAACAGTTATAAAAGTACCCGGACTAAAAGTTGCTGTTTCAAATGTCTCAAAGCCACCGTTCCTAATTAAGTTAACCATAATTTTTATGTTTTCACTCGAAATATCTCAACTAGATACTACTACTACTCCTATTTGTCAATAGTTTTTTACAATAATTCAACACGCATCATCCTGTTTGCTTGTCGCTACGGGGAGCAGGAGACCATCAAAATCAAAGTAAGCAGTACGCATTAAAGTTAGGACAATTGAAACCGCTAAAACAATTATAAGCGTCTACCTTTCCCCTTTACCCTTTACCCCTTCCCCTGCGCTCCGCGCTATATTTGACAAAGGTAATGTTAAAATAAAAAACCTGAGTCTTCTTCAATATGAGCGAAATTCTCCTAAAACCCAAAACTTTGCCAGCAAAAATTCGATCGCAAATCACTCACGCTCAACGACAAGGCTCATTGCACTCTCTACCCACAGAATTTGAAATTGTGCAACAAGATGGTATAGCTTTTATTCTGAGAATGGTTATCAATCTAGATCGCAAAGAGCAAGCTCAAAAAAAACAAGCCGATTTTAATCCTTTTCTTCCCTATGAAGAAGATTTATACGTTACCGATATTTCTGATACCCATGTGTGTCTACTCAATAAATACAATGTTGTGGAAGAGCATTTACTTATTGTCACTCGTACCTTTGTAGAACAACAGGATTTACTCAACTACGCGGACTTTTTGGCCGTTTGGGCGATCCTGAGTGAAATTGACGGCTTAGTTTTTTATAATTCAGGGCCAATAGCGGGCGCGTCCGTTAGACATAAACATCTACAATTAGTACCAAGGGATTTAGCACCTCATCAGGGTATTCCTATCGAAAGCGTACTTAAGCATGCAGAATTTGAAGAGACAATTGGTATCGTTAGGGCTTTTCCTTTCAGCCATGGTTATATTAAGTTAACTCCCTCAGACTCTTTGACAGGTGCGACTGAACGGAGTGTTGACAGCTATCAACAGTTACTAACCGCCTTAGTGCCGCGATCGCCTTACAATCTTCTCATGACTAGAGAATGGATGCTAATCGTACCTCGTTCCCAAGCATCTTATCAAGATATAGCCGTGAACTCCCTAGGCTTTGCCGGTGCTATGTTAGTACGCAATCAACAGCAGTTAGAACTCGTAAAAGCAGATCAACCCTTGAACATCCTCAAGGAAGTAGGAATAAAAGATGTTAGGTTTTAGGTGTTAGGTTCTAGGTTTTATTTCCCGATTTCGGAAGAAGTACTTAACACCCAACACCATTGTACCTAACAATTTCGCTCTTTTAAA contains:
- a CDS encoding choice-of-anchor C family protein, with product MVNLIRNGGFETFETATFSPGTFITVPTGSTSIDNWIVTSGNVQVVGGYWQPSEGNNTIDMDGETPGAIAQTFDTTIGQRYLVRFDLAGNSDGAPTIKTVRVEASGQFSDFTFDVTGKSRSNMGYRSQSWEFTAS
- a CDS encoding DUF4922 domain-containing protein, with translation MSEILLKPKTLPAKIRSQITHAQRQGSLHSLPTEFEIVQQDGIAFILRMVINLDRKEQAQKKQADFNPFLPYEEDLYVTDISDTHVCLLNKYNVVEEHLLIVTRTFVEQQDLLNYADFLAVWAILSEIDGLVFYNSGPIAGASVRHKHLQLVPRDLAPHQGIPIESVLKHAEFEETIGIVRAFPFSHGYIKLTPSDSLTGATERSVDSYQQLLTALVPRSPYNLLMTREWMLIVPRSQASYQDIAVNSLGFAGAMLVRNQQQLELVKADQPLNILKEVGIKDVRF